One window of Novipirellula aureliae genomic DNA carries:
- a CDS encoding peptidylprolyl isomerase, with translation MTLRLSIIVGLAACFIGLGSAHGNAQEPVLVQLDTSEGMITLELNAEEAPKTVANFLEYVKNGFYENTVFHRVIDGFMIQGGGFDKEMKKKDTLAPIRNEAGNGLKNDKYTIAMARLPDPHSATSQFFINTADNAPLNRATSGDGFGYTVFGKVIEGKEVVDRIGKTPTRPVRDPSIPGGLMQDVPVNPIVIRKAKVVVKANAGQ, from the coding sequence ATGACGCTTCGACTGTCTATTATCGTTGGCCTTGCCGCTTGCTTCATCGGCTTGGGATCGGCACACGGCAATGCCCAAGAACCGGTGTTGGTCCAATTGGACACTTCCGAAGGAATGATCACATTGGAACTCAATGCCGAAGAAGCGCCGAAAACTGTCGCAAATTTCTTGGAATATGTCAAAAACGGGTTCTACGAAAACACGGTCTTTCACCGAGTGATTGATGGCTTCATGATCCAAGGTGGCGGGTTTGACAAAGAGATGAAAAAGAAGGACACCTTGGCCCCGATACGAAATGAAGCTGGCAATGGATTGAAAAACGACAAGTATACGATCGCGATGGCGAGATTGCCTGACCCGCATAGCGCGACGAGTCAATTCTTTATCAATACGGCCGACAACGCGCCGCTCAACCGTGCAACGTCTGGCGACGGGTTTGGCTATACGGTTTTCGGCAAAGTGATCGAGGGTAAGGAAGTGGTCGATCGAATCGGCAAAACGCCAACGCGGCCCGTTCGTGATCCATCGATTCCAGGCGGTTTGATGCAAGACGTCCCCGTCAATCCGATCGTTATCCGAAAAGCAAAAGTAGTCGTCAAAGCTAACGCTGGACAGTAG
- a CDS encoding M13 family metallopeptidase produces the protein MRSFAMSLSLIAVSLPSFAVTMGLVTINPAFAEAVDETKTSGIDKSLFSDEVGPGENFYEYANEKWLELTEIPGDKADYGIFTILNDQTQEQVRELIEEAASRSNQPGSAAQKVGDLYRSLTNLEARNQAGIEPVEDLLAKIDAVRSKEDLADVLGLLARNGVYGPFASYVGVDAKASDQYTVYITQAGLTLPDRDYYIEDDARYVELREKLKRYIADMLGRIEVGKVTVDGKAVAGVFEIERQIAEAHWTKTENRDPEKTYNAVTSDELAKKFGAFDWNTYAKSAGLSGQDKFVIRQPSYVDAFATLFEETNIADWKSYLSFHLMDTYASSLTEALEKRSFDFHSTAVSGITEQEPMWKRGVNTTSSVLGELVGQVYVERHFTPQAKKRMNELVDNLKQAFAKRIESRDWMGEGTKKQALIKLSQFTTKIGYPDEWKDYSKLQIDRRNLAANLIASANFEYQRDLDKLGGPIDRNEWHMTPQTINAYYNPTMNEIVFPAAILQPPFFNMAADDAVNYGAIGAVIGHELSHGFDDKGSKYDGKGNLRSWWTPNDRNEFERRAAILADQYSEFEPVEGNFVNGDFTLGENIGDLGGLNVAYEAYQLSLHGKEASVIDGLTGDQRFFLGWSQIWRRLYRPQELLKRLVTDPHSPSECRVNGIVRNMDAWYDAFEIKPSDPLYLAPEERVRIW, from the coding sequence ATGCGATCTTTCGCTATGTCTCTTTCCTTGATTGCCGTTTCGCTGCCCAGTTTTGCAGTCACAATGGGCCTTGTGACAATAAACCCGGCGTTTGCCGAAGCCGTGGACGAGACCAAAACATCGGGAATCGATAAGTCGTTGTTCAGCGACGAAGTCGGGCCTGGTGAAAATTTCTATGAGTATGCGAATGAAAAATGGCTCGAGTTGACAGAGATCCCCGGCGATAAGGCGGACTATGGGATCTTTACGATTCTAAACGATCAAACCCAAGAACAAGTCCGTGAATTGATTGAAGAGGCAGCCAGTCGTTCGAACCAACCCGGCAGCGCTGCGCAAAAGGTTGGCGATTTGTATCGTAGCCTGACCAATCTCGAAGCTCGAAACCAAGCGGGCATTGAGCCTGTGGAAGATCTGTTGGCAAAGATTGATGCGGTCCGTTCCAAGGAAGATCTTGCCGACGTGCTTGGGCTTCTCGCTCGCAACGGAGTCTACGGCCCGTTCGCTTCGTATGTGGGTGTCGATGCGAAAGCCAGCGATCAATACACCGTCTACATTACCCAGGCCGGCTTGACGCTTCCCGACCGTGACTACTACATCGAAGACGACGCTCGCTATGTGGAGCTGCGTGAAAAGCTGAAGCGATATATCGCGGATATGCTCGGCCGCATCGAAGTAGGCAAGGTGACCGTTGACGGAAAAGCGGTTGCAGGGGTGTTTGAAATTGAACGGCAAATCGCAGAAGCTCATTGGACAAAAACCGAAAACCGCGATCCCGAAAAAACGTACAACGCTGTCACGTCCGATGAACTCGCCAAGAAGTTCGGCGCGTTTGACTGGAACACATATGCAAAATCTGCTGGATTATCGGGGCAAGACAAGTTTGTTATCCGTCAACCGAGCTACGTCGACGCATTCGCAACCCTGTTCGAGGAGACGAATATTGCGGATTGGAAATCGTATTTGAGTTTCCACCTCATGGATACGTACGCCTCGTCACTAACCGAAGCGTTGGAGAAACGCAGCTTTGACTTCCACAGCACGGCCGTCAGCGGAATAACCGAACAGGAACCGATGTGGAAGCGGGGTGTCAATACGACCAGCAGCGTACTTGGTGAATTGGTCGGCCAAGTCTACGTCGAACGCCACTTCACTCCGCAGGCGAAGAAGCGGATGAACGAATTGGTTGACAATCTAAAGCAAGCCTTTGCGAAACGAATCGAATCACGCGATTGGATGGGCGAAGGAACCAAGAAACAAGCCCTCATCAAACTGAGCCAATTCACAACAAAAATCGGCTATCCCGACGAGTGGAAAGACTATTCGAAGCTGCAAATTGACCGTCGAAATTTAGCAGCAAACCTGATCGCATCGGCGAATTTCGAGTACCAGCGAGACCTCGATAAACTCGGCGGGCCGATCGACCGCAACGAGTGGCACATGACGCCGCAGACGATCAACGCCTACTACAATCCAACGATGAACGAAATCGTTTTCCCTGCTGCTATCTTGCAACCACCGTTCTTCAACATGGCGGCCGATGACGCGGTCAATTATGGAGCGATCGGGGCGGTGATCGGACACGAACTAAGTCACGGCTTCGACGACAAAGGCAGCAAGTATGATGGGAAAGGGAACCTGCGTTCTTGGTGGACTCCAAACGATCGCAACGAATTCGAACGGCGTGCGGCGATTTTGGCGGACCAGTACAGCGAGTTCGAGCCCGTCGAAGGCAACTTCGTGAACGGAGATTTTACGCTGGGGGAAAATATCGGCGATCTAGGCGGATTGAATGTCGCCTATGAAGCGTACCAACTGTCGCTTCATGGAAAGGAAGCTTCTGTGATCGATGGTTTGACCGGCGATCAACGATTCTTCTTGGGATGGTCGCAGATTTGGCGACGACTGTATCGCCCGCAAGAGCTACTCAAGCGATTGGTGACCGACCCCCATAGCCCGAGCGAATGCCGGGTCAACGGGATCGTGCGAAACATGGACGCTTGGTACGATGCCTTCGAAATCAAACCGAGCGATCCACTTTACTTAGCACCCGAAGAACGCGTTAGGATTTGGTAG
- a CDS encoding AAA domain-containing protein — protein MPRRSRQNRFGDGIHPVAESSGTATSIYSVQDYFSMLSHWLGLEGEAERARMAVRRQIRDRRDVEGTGETLVAMRLSDHHTGLAGRLLLDFSKPGGQTLPMNRLKVGAPVVISDWDDPADEGVPGVVSRRKHNHLQVATEQWPSGDQFRIDLSPDETTRRRQLAAMSKAETANKRTGQLRDALLGFRPLRFESANSETHPAKPISFLSELNPPQQDAVRFALSAKDTAILHGPPGTGKTTTLAEVIYQAVARGDRVLACAPSNTAVDNLLEKLVAIMPNVLRVGHPARVFESLRGHTLDELVDADPATDVIREMRRELEQLMREASRKPRGKDGYRNRGQLYAEAGQLRGQIRSFERSIIQGVLDSADVVCTTTTIDDDLFGSRQFDLVVVDEACQCTQPSIWQAVLRADRILFAGDHFQLPPTVLSDQAAADGMRDSLMQHLIEREGENVFRRLVVQYRMNETIMNFSSQTFYDGSLIADASVKSHRLCDIAAVAETPLTSEPIEFIDTAGAEFDEQLEPDGQSKMNPKEANLIVKLVRELLDSGVDASQIAVIAPYAAQVRLLRSRLELPEIEIDTVDGFQGREKEVVLLTMVRSNDRGEIGFLADTRRTNVAMTRAKRKMVMVGDSSTLGGHPFYAAMLDYFESQQAYRSVWSYDCP, from the coding sequence ATGCCGCGTCGTTCACGCCAAAATCGTTTCGGTGATGGCATCCATCCTGTTGCCGAATCGAGCGGCACCGCTACGTCGATTTACAGTGTCCAAGATTACTTTTCAATGTTATCGCATTGGTTGGGGCTCGAAGGCGAAGCCGAAAGAGCCCGCATGGCCGTGCGGCGACAAATTCGTGACCGACGCGACGTGGAAGGCACTGGCGAAACGTTGGTGGCGATGCGTTTGTCGGATCACCACACCGGCTTAGCTGGGCGACTGCTGTTGGATTTTTCCAAACCAGGCGGCCAAACGCTGCCCATGAATCGGCTCAAAGTCGGTGCGCCTGTTGTCATTTCGGACTGGGATGACCCGGCGGACGAAGGTGTACCAGGGGTCGTCAGTCGCCGCAAGCACAACCATCTTCAAGTGGCGACCGAACAATGGCCGAGCGGCGACCAATTCCGCATCGATCTATCACCCGATGAGACGACCCGTCGGCGACAATTGGCGGCCATGAGTAAAGCCGAAACGGCCAACAAGCGAACCGGTCAACTGCGTGATGCCCTCTTGGGTTTTCGCCCGCTACGGTTCGAATCGGCAAATTCCGAGACCCATCCAGCGAAACCGATCAGCTTTCTGAGCGAGCTCAACCCCCCTCAACAAGATGCCGTGCGGTTTGCTTTGTCAGCGAAAGATACGGCGATTTTACATGGTCCGCCAGGAACAGGAAAAACGACCACCTTGGCCGAAGTGATCTATCAAGCGGTCGCTCGCGGGGATCGAGTCTTGGCGTGTGCACCGAGTAACACGGCGGTCGACAATCTGCTCGAAAAACTCGTGGCGATCATGCCAAATGTGCTGCGGGTGGGGCATCCAGCACGAGTGTTCGAGTCGCTTCGCGGTCACACGCTTGATGAATTGGTCGATGCCGATCCCGCAACCGATGTGATTCGCGAAATGCGCCGCGAACTCGAGCAATTGATGCGGGAAGCATCCCGGAAACCACGGGGCAAGGATGGCTATCGAAACCGTGGCCAACTTTATGCCGAAGCGGGGCAACTTCGAGGACAAATCCGTTCGTTTGAGCGGTCGATCATTCAAGGAGTTCTCGATTCCGCGGATGTCGTTTGCACGACAACGACCATCGATGACGATCTGTTCGGATCACGCCAGTTTGATTTGGTGGTCGTTGACGAAGCGTGTCAATGTACCCAGCCGAGTATTTGGCAAGCCGTGCTGCGTGCCGACCGTATCTTGTTTGCGGGGGACCATTTCCAACTGCCGCCGACCGTACTAAGTGACCAGGCAGCCGCAGATGGGATGCGTGATTCGCTGATGCAGCACCTGATAGAACGCGAAGGCGAAAACGTCTTTCGACGTCTGGTGGTCCAGTACCGCATGAACGAAACGATCATGAACTTCTCTTCGCAAACGTTTTACGATGGATCGCTCATCGCGGACGCCTCGGTCAAGTCGCATCGTCTTTGCGATATCGCGGCGGTAGCAGAAACCCCGTTGACGAGCGAGCCGATCGAGTTCATCGATACCGCCGGTGCGGAGTTTGACGAGCAACTCGAGCCGGATGGTCAAAGTAAAATGAATCCGAAGGAAGCGAACTTGATCGTAAAACTCGTTCGCGAATTGCTGGACTCGGGAGTCGACGCGTCCCAAATTGCAGTGATCGCCCCCTATGCGGCTCAAGTTCGTCTGCTGCGATCACGATTGGAGCTGCCGGAAATAGAAATTGACACGGTCGACGGATTTCAAGGAAGAGAAAAAGAAGTGGTGCTGTTGACGATGGTACGCAGCAACGACCGAGGCGAGATCGGCTTCTTGGCCGATACGCGGCGAACCAATGTGGCGATGACTCGGGCGAAACGAAAGATGGTCATGGTTGGCGATAGCTCAACCCTGGGCGGCCATCCGTTTTACGCAGCCATGTTGGACTACTTTGAATCTCAACAAGCGTACCGATCGGTGTGGTCCTACGATTGTCCCTAA
- a CDS encoding ExeA family protein translates to MHASEQRHVTPPFPAFPSTSRYVELGSIAEAMTRVCRSVDAREGVSLVVGPPGTGKSLLCSLLVKHYSETHDVVVLGETPIPSSAAYQRSLLHHLGSDYRSLDESELQLALVDRVSGSNAKNDGLLIIVDEAQALSAEVLESIRMSTNIHRRGEPRVFAVVVGGPKLDETLTSPALEGFTQRIAARCYLHPMNGDETRQYITRTIENCGADAASTISSEAISSVHHACLGVPRLINQIMTEAIDIAEESDESLITDATIGRAWAQLQQLPSPMIEPPKIKGSGCLDDESSSIEFGELDESEDGCKFEQSYELTLEEELTDEVEAEKAAADLVEQECEPDYQDPEPVRVLDTQALFGDFEEEEEVSIGAKTVLTKEPSSEKVEKVEKVEKVEKVEKVEKVEKVEKVEEVEEVEEVEELVCEGSAGNREFDSLLDQQIVGISDSPLAAELYTNEMTEQVERLEQVQQVEQAEEMLQTDDVPCAQDCQDCECSGEQEEKGAKPAVVALHIHSNADIESRYESDQEDGLEAEAETPQLAVRSERRGDIQIGDDSDLLIIEEDLDLSAEVAVASEDKQDVGRSIDVRAMLNRMRTGTEG, encoded by the coding sequence ATGCATGCTTCGGAACAACGACACGTCACCCCACCTTTCCCAGCATTTCCAAGCACTAGCCGTTACGTCGAGCTTGGCTCGATCGCCGAAGCAATGACGCGAGTCTGCCGGAGCGTTGATGCTCGCGAAGGTGTTTCCCTCGTCGTAGGGCCTCCCGGAACCGGCAAATCGCTGCTCTGTTCCTTGCTCGTGAAACACTACTCGGAAACTCACGACGTCGTCGTCTTGGGGGAGACTCCTATTCCAAGTAGTGCCGCCTATCAACGCTCGCTGCTTCATCACCTTGGTAGTGATTATCGTAGCCTCGATGAATCCGAGCTGCAGTTGGCTTTGGTCGACCGCGTTTCGGGCAGCAATGCGAAAAACGATGGTTTATTGATTATTGTCGATGAAGCTCAAGCATTGTCCGCCGAGGTCCTTGAGTCGATCCGTATGTCTACCAACATTCATCGCCGGGGTGAGCCGCGGGTGTTTGCGGTGGTCGTCGGCGGTCCAAAGCTTGATGAGACGTTAACCTCACCCGCACTTGAGGGATTCACTCAGCGAATCGCGGCGCGTTGTTATCTACATCCCATGAATGGTGACGAGACTCGTCAGTACATTACGAGAACGATCGAGAACTGCGGAGCGGATGCAGCGTCGACAATCTCAAGCGAAGCGATTTCATCCGTCCATCATGCTTGTCTAGGCGTGCCCCGTCTCATCAATCAAATCATGACCGAGGCGATCGACATTGCTGAGGAGTCGGATGAATCGTTGATTACCGATGCGACGATCGGTCGCGCCTGGGCGCAACTTCAGCAGCTACCAAGCCCGATGATCGAACCACCAAAGATCAAAGGATCAGGCTGCCTTGATGACGAATCGAGCTCCATTGAATTTGGTGAACTCGATGAGTCCGAAGACGGTTGCAAATTCGAGCAATCGTACGAGCTAACTCTCGAAGAAGAACTTACCGATGAAGTCGAAGCCGAAAAGGCAGCAGCGGATTTGGTGGAACAAGAGTGCGAACCCGATTATCAAGACCCCGAACCGGTGAGAGTCCTTGACACGCAAGCTCTGTTTGGTGATTTCGAAGAAGAGGAAGAGGTTTCCATTGGAGCGAAGACGGTTTTAACGAAAGAGCCTTCGTCGGAAAAAGTCGAAAAAGTCGAAAAAGTCGAAAAAGTCGAAAAAGTCGAAAAAGTCGAAAAAGTCGAAAAAGTCGAAAAAGTCGAAGAAGTCGAAGAAGTCGAAGAAGTCGAAGAGTTGGTGTGCGAAGGGTCAGCAGGCAATCGTGAGTTCGATAGCCTGTTGGATCAACAAATCGTTGGCATTTCGGATTCGCCACTCGCCGCCGAGCTCTATACTAACGAGATGACCGAGCAAGTGGAGCGGCTTGAGCAGGTTCAGCAAGTCGAACAGGCAGAGGAAATGTTGCAAACGGACGACGTGCCTTGTGCACAGGACTGTCAGGATTGCGAATGCAGTGGCGAGCAAGAAGAGAAGGGTGCGAAGCCTGCTGTTGTCGCGTTGCACATTCACAGCAACGCGGATATCGAATCTCGTTACGAGAGTGACCAAGAAGACGGATTGGAAGCAGAAGCGGAAACGCCTCAGCTAGCGGTTCGCAGCGAGCGTCGTGGTGACATTCAGATTGGTGATGACAGTGATCTATTGATTATCGAAGAGGATCTCGATTTGTCGGCTGAGGTTGCTGTCGCATCAGAAGATAAGCAGGATGTTGGTCGGTCGATTGACGTTCGCGCTATGCTCAATCGAATGCGAACGGGAACCGAGGGCTAG
- a CDS encoding Glu/Leu/Phe/Val family dehydrogenase — MRAFEATQIFFDEAAERLKIDPAMREALLMPDREIQVQVSIEMDDGKLANFIGFRVQHDNARGPMKGGLRFHPQVDLDEVRALACLMTWKTAVVNLPYGGAKGGIGVDPSRLSQPELQRLTRSLADAIHDVVGPDTDIPAPDMGTDFQIMSWFRNQWEKYHGFNPAVITGKPVEEYGARGREEATGRGVGTLTLKLTRRLGLKPDKAKTAIQGFGNVGTHAAKFLNEAEFPIIAVSDITGTYYKSTGLNIPEIMRHKMKHPKGLLEGYNECEVLPVDALLTLPDAAVLIPAAVGGIITEENVDEIHAKVIVEAANGPIVPAADKILNQREVHILPDILANAGGVTVSYFEWVQNRQHYRWSLDRVRQELDHTMNEAFETVWETSNQHEVSLRTAAYMIGIARVHRATELAGLTG, encoded by the coding sequence ATGCGAGCCTTTGAAGCGACCCAAATATTTTTTGATGAAGCGGCAGAGCGACTGAAGATCGATCCTGCGATGCGGGAAGCGTTACTGATGCCCGACCGAGAAATCCAGGTCCAAGTTTCAATCGAAATGGACGATGGAAAGTTGGCGAACTTTATTGGGTTTCGAGTGCAACACGACAATGCGCGAGGTCCGATGAAGGGGGGGCTGCGGTTTCATCCTCAAGTCGATCTTGACGAGGTTCGAGCGTTAGCGTGTTTGATGACTTGGAAAACCGCCGTGGTCAATCTGCCGTATGGGGGGGCAAAAGGTGGCATAGGAGTCGATCCGAGCCGCTTGTCCCAACCAGAACTCCAACGCCTGACACGTTCCCTGGCCGATGCCATTCATGATGTCGTCGGCCCCGATACCGATATCCCAGCCCCTGATATGGGGACCGATTTTCAAATCATGTCGTGGTTCCGTAACCAATGGGAGAAGTACCATGGCTTCAACCCTGCCGTCATTACCGGGAAACCGGTCGAAGAGTATGGAGCACGCGGACGTGAAGAGGCGACCGGACGCGGCGTCGGAACGTTGACTTTGAAATTGACTCGTCGACTTGGACTCAAACCAGATAAAGCAAAAACGGCCATTCAAGGATTCGGAAACGTTGGCACTCATGCCGCCAAGTTTCTCAATGAAGCAGAGTTTCCGATCATCGCCGTTAGCGATATCACCGGCACCTACTACAAGTCGACCGGGTTAAATATCCCCGAGATCATGCGGCACAAGATGAAGCATCCCAAGGGCTTGCTCGAAGGCTACAACGAATGCGAGGTTTTGCCAGTGGATGCACTGTTGACCCTACCAGACGCAGCGGTCTTGATCCCCGCGGCGGTCGGAGGCATTATTACCGAGGAAAACGTTGATGAAATCCATGCCAAGGTGATCGTCGAAGCTGCGAATGGTCCCATCGTTCCTGCCGCCGACAAGATTCTCAATCAACGAGAGGTCCATATCTTGCCCGATATTTTGGCGAACGCTGGCGGGGTGACGGTCAGCTATTTCGAATGGGTCCAAAATCGACAACACTATCGATGGTCGCTTGACCGCGTCCGTCAGGAATTAGACCATACGATGAACGAAGCGTTTGAGACGGTTTGGGAAACATCGAACCAGCACGAGGTTTCGCTCCGAACGGCTGCCTATATGATCGGTATCGCCCGAGTGCACCGGGCTACCGAACTCGCGGGGCTAACAGGTTAG
- a CDS encoding DUF1294 domain-containing protein — translation MLVLIAIWTLVASVVAGILYAVDKRAARRDSRRVSEKTLLLWSLAGGWPGAWLVGQRIRHKTQKRSFRLQFAFCVVVNVTITAIMVARDLL, via the coding sequence ATGTTAGTCTTAATTGCCATTTGGACACTAGTCGCTAGCGTCGTTGCTGGCATTTTGTATGCCGTTGACAAACGAGCAGCAAGACGAGATTCGCGCCGAGTGTCGGAAAAAACGCTACTGCTTTGGTCGTTGGCCGGAGGGTGGCCAGGAGCTTGGTTGGTGGGACAGCGTATTCGCCACAAGACTCAAAAACGGTCGTTCCGCCTACAATTTGCCTTTTGTGTGGTTGTCAATGTCACGATCACTGCAATCATGGTGGCAAGGGACCTGTTGTAG